One Hordeum vulgare subsp. vulgare chromosome 4H, MorexV3_pseudomolecules_assembly, whole genome shotgun sequence DNA window includes the following coding sequences:
- the LOC123448630 gene encoding peter Pan-like protein: protein MARVRSNGRRGGGSGGGGGGGKGKGKGKGPGKWKMPLSVARKQQAVLANVDQVTGERIPKSFVFSRGKLPSTLRHLQQDLRKLMLPYTALKLKEKKRNNLKDFVNVASPLGVTHFLILSNPKSLPHLRFAKSPQGPTYTCQILEYALAADIANSQKRPRCPAEIFKNSPLVVLSGFNGLGEPFKSFVTFFRHLVPAIDTDTVKLSTCQRILLLQCDKETEVIDFRHYSIKLQPVGVSRKIRKLMQNNQVPDLRDLKDVSDYVTKAGYGSESEPDDEAATVSLASDIDKLNRASRKSAVRLQEIGPRMTMRLVKVESGLCSGDVLYPQSVGEEDVKEGQEEEEIEDAEDMMELEDVSGDEE, encoded by the exons ATGGCGCGAGTCCGCAGCAACGGGCGGCGTGGCGGCggcagtggtggtggcggcggcggcggcaagggGAAAGGGAAGGGAAAAGGCCCAGGCAAGTGGAAGATGCCGTTGTCGGTGGCGCGGAAGCAGCAGGCGGTGCTCGCTAACGTCGACCAGGTCACCGGCGAGAGGATCCCCAAGAGCTTCGTCTTCTCGCGCGGCAAGCTCCCCTCCACGCTCCGTCACCTCCAGCAGGACCTCCGCAAGCTCATGCTCCCCTACACCGCCCTCAAGCTCAAG gagaagaagaggaacaacctcaaggacttcGTCAACGTTGCCAGCCCATTGGGTGTTACGCATTTCCTGATCCTCTCGAACCCAAAGAGCTTACCGCACCTGCGCTTCGCCAAGTCACCGCAGGGTCCAACCTACACTTGTCAGATTTTAGAGTACGCTCTTGCAGCTGACATCGCAAACTCCCAAAAGCGGCCAAGGTGTCCTGCAGAGATATTCAAAAACTCGCCTCTG GtcgtgctaagtggtttcaatggCCTCGGCGAGCCTTTCAAGAGTTTTGTCACCTTCTTTCGACATTTGGTCCCTGCTATTGATACAGATACG GTTAAGCTATCAACATGTCAAAGAATATTATTGCTACAGTGTGACAAAGAGACAGAGGTTATCGATTTCCGGCATTACTCCATCAAGCTCCAGCCTGTTGGGGTGAGCCGCAAGATTAGAAAACTCATGCAGAACAATCAAGTGCCAGACCTAAGGGACCTTAAAGATGTTAGTGATTATGTGACAAA AGCTGGATATGGATCAGAAAGTGAACCAGACGATGAAGCAGCGACTGTAAGTCTAGCAAGTGATATAGATAAATTGAACAGAGCATCCCGAAAAAGTGCTGTCAGGCTCCAAGAGATCGGACCAAGAATGACTATGCGCTTAGTTAAAGTTGAATCTGGGCTATGCTCGGGCGACGTCTTGTACCCACAATCTG TTGGAGAAGAAGATGTGAAGGAGggacaagaggaagaagagatagaaGATGCTGAGGATATGATGGAGCTGGAGGATGTCTCGGGCGACGAAGAGTAG